A single genomic interval of Gossypium raimondii isolate GPD5lz chromosome 11, ASM2569854v1, whole genome shotgun sequence harbors:
- the LOC105802443 gene encoding photosystem I assembly factor PSA3, chloroplastic, with protein MAAAKPLPSSLHTHKILSSCNQILPSLLHFRQHYSNPKSQQPQRRRKHSSSLDGAYGLAIKAYMENPNSISGFANKVIGSLPIVGLVARIFSDEGGVGGDIIDFAEFRRRVGKKCTVTDSRAFYEFQERRGRAGDPLYVLLSCWLAAVGAGLLKSEEILEGVARLRISNDIEFEEQNFIAMMNEARERRAKLNADAPTLPMEIRAEKAVDAIYVCCFGRDPIEEEDESLLNIMLCAVFPTVKRSMIQRIIKDKAIKVAEGGDDADIVPEPKPLSKEAVQMQMKDLEFLKQNTET; from the exons ATGGCGGCAGCTAAGCCATTGCCGTCATCCCTTCACACTCACAAAATTCTCTCTTCATGCAACCAAATTTTACCTTCGCTCCTCCATTTCCGTCAACATTACAGCAACCCAAAAAGCCAACAACCACAAAGGCGAAGAAAACACTCAAGCTCCTTAGATGGCGCCTACGGCTTGGCTATCAAAGCTTACATGGAAAACCCAAACTCCATCTCTGGTTTCGCAAACAAAGTCATTGGCTCTCTCCCTATAGTCGGCCTTGTCGCTAGGATTTTCAGTGATGAAGGCGGTGTTGGTGGGGATATCATTGATTTTGCTGAGTTTAGAAGAAGGGTGGGCAAGAAATGTACTGTTACTGATTCTAGAGCCTTTTACGAGTTCCAAGAAAGGAGAGGCCGg GCAGGGGATCCTTTGTATGTTCTGCTATCATGTTGGCTAGCAGCTGTGGGCGCTGGTCTTCTTAAATCTGAGGAGATATTGGAGGGGGTGGCAAGGCTTCGGATTTCCAATGATATCGAATTCGAAGAGCAGAATTTTATTGCAATGATGAATGAAGCAAGAGAG AGGCGAGCTAAGTTGAATGCGGATGCCCCAACTCTTCCCATGGAGATTAGAGCCGAAAAGGCTGTTGATGCCATTTACGTCTGTTGCTTCGGGAGAGACCCGATAGAAGAGGAAGACGAGAGCTTGCTAAATATCATGCTATGTGCAGTTTTCCCAACCGTCAAGCGATCAATGATACAAAGAATCATCAAGGACAAAGCAATAAAAGTAGCAGAAGGTGGTGATGATGCAGACATCGTTCCAGAACCAAAGCCATTATCAAAGGAAGCTGTACAAATGCAAATGAAAGACCTTGAATTCCTTAAACAAAACACGGAGACATGA
- the LOC105802442 gene encoding protease Do-like 1, chloroplastic isoform X1, translating to MAAYSLLSTLSSPFSRSPNRTPKLPPLSLTSTSKPSFLFPTRKLSLPSLHSLIFNQSKNSSNNNSSNNYIVSSAFDSFFILCTSLALSFSLFVTDVGAASAFVVTPPRKLQSDELATVRLFQENTPSVVYITNLAVRQDAFTLDVLEVPQGSGSGFVWDTDGHIVTNYHVIRGASDLKVTFADQTTYDAKVVGFDQDKDVAVLRVDAPKDKLRPIPIGVSADLLVGQKVYAIGNPFGLDHTLTTGVISGLRREISSAATGRPIQDVIQTDAAINPGNSGGPLLDSSGNLIGINTAIYSPSGANSGVGFSIPVDTVSGIVDQLVKFGKVTRPILGIKFAPDQSVEQLGVSGVLVLDAPANGPAGKAGLRPTKRDAYGRLVLGDIITSVNGKKVTNGSDLYRILDQCKVGDKVTVEVLRGDHKEKIPVILEPTPDET from the exons ATGGCAGCTTATTCACTCCTGTCCACACTTTCCTCCCCATTTTCTCGCTCCCCAAACAGAACTCCGAAGCTTCCTCCCCTCTCTCTCACTTCCACTTCTAAaccttcttttctctttccaaCCAGGAAACTCTCTCTCCCTTCTCTCCACAGTCTCATTTTCAATCAATCCAAAAACAGTTCTAACAATAATTCTAGTAATAATTACATCGTTTCTTCAGCTTTCGATTCCTTCTTTATTCTCTGCACTTCGCTTGCTTTATCTTTCTCGCTATTCGTAACCGATGTGGGAGCCGCCTCGGCCTTTGTGGTGACCCCTCCCCGGAAATTACAGTCCGATGAGTTGGCTACGGTTCGTCTTTTTCAAGAGAACACTCCCTCTGTTGTTTATATCACCAATCTCGCCGTCag GCAAGATGCTTTTACGTTGGATGTGCTGGAGGTGCCACAAGGATCGGGGTCGGGTTTCGTTTGGGACACAGATGGTCACATTGTTACCAATTATCATGTGATCCGTGGTGCTTCTGATCTCAA GGTTACTTTTGCGGACCAGACGACATATGATGCAAAAGTTGTTGGATTCGACCAAGACAAGGACGTAGCTGTATTGCGTGTTGATGCCCCCAAAGACAAACTAAGACCTATACCTATTGGTGTCTCTGCAGATTTACTTGTTGGCCAGAAAGTATATGCCATCGGTAACCCT TTTGGACTTGATCACACTCTTACAACTGGTGTTATCAG TGGGCTTCGCAGAGAGATCAGTTCTGCGGCTACCGGTCGCCCAATTCAAGATGTTATACAGACAGATGCTGCTATTAATCCTGGTAATAGTGGAGGGCCACTCCTAGATAGTTCAGGAAACCTTATTGGGATAAACACCGCTATATATTCTCCTTCTGGTGCAAATTCCGGTGTTGGATTCTCGATTCCAGTTGACACA GTTAGTGGCATCGTTGATCAGTTGGTGAAGTTTGGGAAGGTGACAAGACctattttagggattaaatttgcACCCGACCAATCCGTCGAGCAGTTGGGAGTAAGTGGTGTGCTTGTCTTAGACGCTCCTGCGAATGGTCCAGCCGGCAAGGCG GGTCTGCGACCAACAAAGCGTGATGCTTATGGTAGACTCGTATTGGGTGATATAATAACTTCTGTTAACGGAAAGAAGGTCACCAATGGCAGCGACTTGTACAGAATTCTTGATCAATGTAAAGTTGGTGATAAG GTTACCGTCGAGGTGTTGCGCGGTGATCATAAGGAGAAGATCCCGGTAATTCTCGAGCCAACGCCAGATGAGACATGA
- the LOC105802442 gene encoding protease Do-like 1, chloroplastic isoform X2 → MAAYSLLSTLSSPFSRSPNRTPKLPPLSLTSTSKPSFLFPTRKLSLPSLHSLIFNQSKNSSNNNSSNNYIVSSAFDSFFILCTSLALSFSLFVTDVGAASAFVVTPPRKLQSDELATVRLFQENTPSVVYITNLAVRQDAFTLDVLEVPQGSGSGFVWDTDGHIVTNYHVIRGASDLKVTFADQTTYDAKVVGFDQDKDVAVLRVDAPKDKLRPIPIGVSADLLVGQKVYAIGNPFGLDHTLTTGVISGLRREISSAATGRPIQDVIQTDAAINPGNSGGPLLDSSGNLIGINTAIYSPSGANSGVGFSIPVDTVSGIVDQLVKFGKVTRPILGIKFAPDQSVEQLGVSGVLVLDAPANGPAGKALTFNI, encoded by the exons ATGGCAGCTTATTCACTCCTGTCCACACTTTCCTCCCCATTTTCTCGCTCCCCAAACAGAACTCCGAAGCTTCCTCCCCTCTCTCTCACTTCCACTTCTAAaccttcttttctctttccaaCCAGGAAACTCTCTCTCCCTTCTCTCCACAGTCTCATTTTCAATCAATCCAAAAACAGTTCTAACAATAATTCTAGTAATAATTACATCGTTTCTTCAGCTTTCGATTCCTTCTTTATTCTCTGCACTTCGCTTGCTTTATCTTTCTCGCTATTCGTAACCGATGTGGGAGCCGCCTCGGCCTTTGTGGTGACCCCTCCCCGGAAATTACAGTCCGATGAGTTGGCTACGGTTCGTCTTTTTCAAGAGAACACTCCCTCTGTTGTTTATATCACCAATCTCGCCGTCag GCAAGATGCTTTTACGTTGGATGTGCTGGAGGTGCCACAAGGATCGGGGTCGGGTTTCGTTTGGGACACAGATGGTCACATTGTTACCAATTATCATGTGATCCGTGGTGCTTCTGATCTCAA GGTTACTTTTGCGGACCAGACGACATATGATGCAAAAGTTGTTGGATTCGACCAAGACAAGGACGTAGCTGTATTGCGTGTTGATGCCCCCAAAGACAAACTAAGACCTATACCTATTGGTGTCTCTGCAGATTTACTTGTTGGCCAGAAAGTATATGCCATCGGTAACCCT TTTGGACTTGATCACACTCTTACAACTGGTGTTATCAG TGGGCTTCGCAGAGAGATCAGTTCTGCGGCTACCGGTCGCCCAATTCAAGATGTTATACAGACAGATGCTGCTATTAATCCTGGTAATAGTGGAGGGCCACTCCTAGATAGTTCAGGAAACCTTATTGGGATAAACACCGCTATATATTCTCCTTCTGGTGCAAATTCCGGTGTTGGATTCTCGATTCCAGTTGACACA GTTAGTGGCATCGTTGATCAGTTGGTGAAGTTTGGGAAGGTGACAAGACctattttagggattaaatttgcACCCGACCAATCCGTCGAGCAGTTGGGAGTAAGTGGTGTGCTTGTCTTAGACGCTCCTGCGAATGGTCCAGCCGGCAAGGCG CTGACCTTTAACATATAA
- the LOC105802440 gene encoding uncharacterized protein LOC105802440 isoform X1: MEHTLEKRYPVNPKDYKLYEEIGEGVSATVYRALCIPLNEIVAIKVLDLEKCNSDLDGIRREVHTMSLIDHPNLLWALCSFTTGHSLWIVMPYMAGGSCLHIMKSAYPEGFEEPVIATLLREVLKALVYLHAHGHIHRDVKAGNILIDSDGAVKLADFGVSASMFDAGDRQRSRNTFVGTPCWMAPEVMQQLHGYDFKADIWSFGITALELAHGHAPFSKYPPMKVLLMTLQNAPPGLDYERDKRFSKSFKEMVAACLVKDPKKRPTSEKLLKHQFFKNARSYDYLARTILDGFASLGERFRVLKTKEADLLVENKALYEDKEQLSQKEYIRGISAWNFNLEDLKSQAALIHDYDDVPNAEDRDGSNGVVGLSPERMSSEMASNSIASSSQEDGLNDLHDLKSSLASFPIKPLQALKGCFDIGEDDEDVNSPNRKGVNQSGSEPFVIKSSRAMDQDASRNEGENSGQSSSLLHQAIPEHKKFLSGPLIPDNAFSAKKVTGNGDRDFPQPKFQSEHNYSGPLLYRQRRETNSPSPEDASEGAVVRRGRFKVTSAELSPKGPTNCILNPVTGGSTNPASLNLSPSAVLPSLQCILQQNTIQREEIVRLIKHLEQTSGKLGDFTEVGINDFLQIAHSSSREKELQFRVLQLQQSIGNIVEELQRQKMKNAQLEKQLNALANNKE, translated from the exons ATGGAGCATACTTTGGAGAAACGATATCCAGTCAATCCAAAAGATTACAAGTTATATGAAGAAATTGGAGAAGGTGTCAGTGCCACTGTGTACAGGGCTTTATGCATTCCACTTAATGAGATTGTTGCTATCAAGGTTCTTGATTTGGAAAAGTGCAATAGTGATCTG GATGGCATCCGAAGAGAGGTACATACCATGAGCTTGATTGATCACCCAAATTTACTATGGGCACTTTGCTCGTTCACCACTGGTCACAGCCTTTGGATTGTGATGCCATACATGGCTGGGGGATCCTGCTTGCATATAATGAAATCCGCTTATCCAGAAGGTTTTGAAGAGCCTGTTATTGCTACTTTATTGCGTGAAGTCCTTAAAGCTCTTGTCTATCTTCATGCCCATGGGCACATTCACAGAGATGTGAAG GCTGGGAATATCTTAATTGATTCTGATGGTGCTGTCAAGTTGGCAGACTTTGGAGTGTCAGCAAGCATGTTTGATGCTGGAGACAGACAGCGTTCCAGAAATACTTTCGTTGGAACTCCTTGCTG GATGGCTCCAGAAGTTATGCAGCAATTGCATGGTTATGACTTCAA AGCTGACATCTGGTCTTTTGGAATAACAGCACTTGAACTTGCTCATGGCCATGCCCCATTTTCCAAGTATCCACCGATGAAA GTTTTGTTAATGACCTTGCAAAATGCTCCTCCTGGTCTAGATTATGAAAGGGACAAGAGGTTCTCAAAG TCTTTCAAGGAGATGGTAGCTGCTTGTTTGGTGAAAGACCCAAAGAAACGTCCGACTTCGGAGAAGCTTTTGAAGCACCAGTTCTTTAAAAATGCACGCTCTTATGATTATCTAGCTCGAACCATTCTTGATGGTTTTGCTTCATTAGGTGAACGGTTTAGGGTGCTAAAG ACAAAAGAAGCTGATCTTCTTGTAGAGAACAAGGCTCTCTATGAGGACAAGGAGCAATTATCACAG AAAGAGTATATAAGAGGAATTAGTGCCTGGAATTTCAACCTGGAGGACTTGAAAAGTCAGGCTGCACTT ATTCATGATTATGATGATGTGCCAAATGCAGAAGATCGAGATGGCAGCAATGGTGTTGTTGGATTATCACCAGAGAGAATGTCTTCTGAAATGGCTAGTAATTCCATTGCTTCAAGTAGCCAGGAG GATGGGCTTAATGATCTTCATGATCTAAAGAGTTCCCTTGCTTCATTTCCCATTAAACCTCTTCAAGCACTCAA AGGCTGTTTTGACATTGGTGAAGATGATGAGGATGTAAACAGTCCGAATCGGAAAGGTGTTAACCAATCAGGAAGTGAGCCATTTGTTATAAAGTCATCAAGAGCTATGGATCAAGATGCTAGTAGAAACGAGGGTGAGAACTCCGGGCAAAGTAGCTCGTTACTTCATCAAGCCATTCCAGAGCACAAAAAGTTCTTGAGCGGTCCACTAATACCTGATAATGCCTTCTCTGCTAAAAAGGTTACAGGAAATGGGGACAG GGACTTTCCACAGCCCAAATTTCAATCTGAACACAACTACAGTGGTCCATTGTTGTATCGCCAGAGGAGAGAAACAAATAGTCCTTCGCCAG AGGATGCATCAGAGGGAGCAGTTGTTCGGCGGGGGCGCTTTAAAGTGACTTCAGCCGAACTCAGTCCCAAG GGACCTACAAACTGCATACTTAACCCGGTTACCGGAGGTTCAACCAATCCAGCATCTCTAAACCTTTCACCTAGTGCTGTTCTCCCATCTCTACAATGCATTTTGCAACAGAACACCATACAAAGG GAAGAAATTGTTAGACTGATCAAACATTTGGAGCAAACTTCTG GTAAGCTTGGGGATTTTACAGAAGTGGGCATCAATGACTTTTTGCAG ATAGCGCACTCTTCTTCGAGGGAGAAAGAACTGCAATTTCGGGTGCTTCAACTGCAACAGAG TATTGGGAACATAGTTGAGGAATTGCAGAGACAGAAAATGAAGAACGCTCAG TTAGAGAAACAATTAAATGCATTGGCCAACAACAAAGAGTGA
- the LOC105802440 gene encoding serine/threonine-protein kinase BLUS1 isoform X2 translates to MEHTLEKRYPVNPKDYKLYEEIGEGVSATVYRALCIPLNEIVAIKVLDLEKCNSDLDGIRREVHTMSLIDHPNLLWALCSFTTGHSLWIVMPYMAGGSCLHIMKSAYPEGFEEPVIATLLREVLKALVYLHAHGHIHRDVKAGNILIDSDGAVKLADFGVSASMFDAGDRQRSRNTFVGTPCWMAPEVMQQLHGYDFKADIWSFGITALELAHGHAPFSKYPPMKVLLMTLQNAPPGLDYERDKRFSKSFKEMVAACLVKDPKKRPTSEKLLKHQFFKNARSYDYLARTILDGFASLGERFRVLKTKEADLLVENKALYEDKEQLSQKEYIRGISAWNFNLEDLKSQAALIHDYDDVPNAEDRDGSNGVVGLSPERMSSEMASNSIASSSQEDGLNDLHDLKSSLASFPIKPLQALKGCFDIGEDDEDVNSPNRKGVNQSGSEPFVIKSSRAMDQDASRNEGENSGQSSSLLHQAIPEHKKFLSGPLIPDNAFSAKKVTGNGDRDFPQPKFQSEHNYSGPLLYRQRRETNSPSPEDASEGAVVRRGRFKVTSAELSPKAMAL, encoded by the exons ATGGAGCATACTTTGGAGAAACGATATCCAGTCAATCCAAAAGATTACAAGTTATATGAAGAAATTGGAGAAGGTGTCAGTGCCACTGTGTACAGGGCTTTATGCATTCCACTTAATGAGATTGTTGCTATCAAGGTTCTTGATTTGGAAAAGTGCAATAGTGATCTG GATGGCATCCGAAGAGAGGTACATACCATGAGCTTGATTGATCACCCAAATTTACTATGGGCACTTTGCTCGTTCACCACTGGTCACAGCCTTTGGATTGTGATGCCATACATGGCTGGGGGATCCTGCTTGCATATAATGAAATCCGCTTATCCAGAAGGTTTTGAAGAGCCTGTTATTGCTACTTTATTGCGTGAAGTCCTTAAAGCTCTTGTCTATCTTCATGCCCATGGGCACATTCACAGAGATGTGAAG GCTGGGAATATCTTAATTGATTCTGATGGTGCTGTCAAGTTGGCAGACTTTGGAGTGTCAGCAAGCATGTTTGATGCTGGAGACAGACAGCGTTCCAGAAATACTTTCGTTGGAACTCCTTGCTG GATGGCTCCAGAAGTTATGCAGCAATTGCATGGTTATGACTTCAA AGCTGACATCTGGTCTTTTGGAATAACAGCACTTGAACTTGCTCATGGCCATGCCCCATTTTCCAAGTATCCACCGATGAAA GTTTTGTTAATGACCTTGCAAAATGCTCCTCCTGGTCTAGATTATGAAAGGGACAAGAGGTTCTCAAAG TCTTTCAAGGAGATGGTAGCTGCTTGTTTGGTGAAAGACCCAAAGAAACGTCCGACTTCGGAGAAGCTTTTGAAGCACCAGTTCTTTAAAAATGCACGCTCTTATGATTATCTAGCTCGAACCATTCTTGATGGTTTTGCTTCATTAGGTGAACGGTTTAGGGTGCTAAAG ACAAAAGAAGCTGATCTTCTTGTAGAGAACAAGGCTCTCTATGAGGACAAGGAGCAATTATCACAG AAAGAGTATATAAGAGGAATTAGTGCCTGGAATTTCAACCTGGAGGACTTGAAAAGTCAGGCTGCACTT ATTCATGATTATGATGATGTGCCAAATGCAGAAGATCGAGATGGCAGCAATGGTGTTGTTGGATTATCACCAGAGAGAATGTCTTCTGAAATGGCTAGTAATTCCATTGCTTCAAGTAGCCAGGAG GATGGGCTTAATGATCTTCATGATCTAAAGAGTTCCCTTGCTTCATTTCCCATTAAACCTCTTCAAGCACTCAA AGGCTGTTTTGACATTGGTGAAGATGATGAGGATGTAAACAGTCCGAATCGGAAAGGTGTTAACCAATCAGGAAGTGAGCCATTTGTTATAAAGTCATCAAGAGCTATGGATCAAGATGCTAGTAGAAACGAGGGTGAGAACTCCGGGCAAAGTAGCTCGTTACTTCATCAAGCCATTCCAGAGCACAAAAAGTTCTTGAGCGGTCCACTAATACCTGATAATGCCTTCTCTGCTAAAAAGGTTACAGGAAATGGGGACAG GGACTTTCCACAGCCCAAATTTCAATCTGAACACAACTACAGTGGTCCATTGTTGTATCGCCAGAGGAGAGAAACAAATAGTCCTTCGCCAG AGGATGCATCAGAGGGAGCAGTTGTTCGGCGGGGGCGCTTTAAAGTGACTTCAGCCGAACTCAGTCCCAAG GCAATGGCTTTGTAA
- the LOC105802440 gene encoding uncharacterized protein LOC105802440 isoform X3 produces the protein MVLSSWQTLECQQACLMLETDSVPEILSLELLAGWLQKLCSNCMVMTSTLELAHGHAPFSKYPPMKVLLMTLQNAPPGLDYERDKRFSKSFKEMVAACLVKDPKKRPTSEKLLKHQFFKNARSYDYLARTILDGFASLGERFRVLKTKEADLLVENKALYEDKEQLSQKEYIRGISAWNFNLEDLKSQAALIHDYDDVPNAEDRDGSNGVVGLSPERMSSEMASNSIASSSQEDGLNDLHDLKSSLASFPIKPLQALKGCFDIGEDDEDVNSPNRKGVNQSGSEPFVIKSSRAMDQDASRNEGENSGQSSSLLHQAIPEHKKFLSGPLIPDNAFSAKKVTGNGDRDFPQPKFQSEHNYSGPLLYRQRRETNSPSPEDASEGAVVRRGRFKVTSAELSPKGPTNCILNPVTGGSTNPASLNLSPSAVLPSLQCILQQNTIQREEIVRLIKHLEQTSGKLGDFTEVGINDFLQIAHSSSREKELQFRVLQLQQSIGNIVEELQRQKMKNAQLEKQLNALANNKE, from the exons ATGGTGCTGTCAAGTTGGCAGACTTTGGAGTGTCAGCAAGCATGTTTGATGCTGGAGACAGACAGCGTTCCAGAAATACTTTCGTTGGAACTCCTTGCTG GATGGCTCCAGAAGTTATGCAGCAATTGCATGGTTATGACTTCAA CACTTGAACTTGCTCATGGCCATGCCCCATTTTCCAAGTATCCACCGATGAAA GTTTTGTTAATGACCTTGCAAAATGCTCCTCCTGGTCTAGATTATGAAAGGGACAAGAGGTTCTCAAAG TCTTTCAAGGAGATGGTAGCTGCTTGTTTGGTGAAAGACCCAAAGAAACGTCCGACTTCGGAGAAGCTTTTGAAGCACCAGTTCTTTAAAAATGCACGCTCTTATGATTATCTAGCTCGAACCATTCTTGATGGTTTTGCTTCATTAGGTGAACGGTTTAGGGTGCTAAAG ACAAAAGAAGCTGATCTTCTTGTAGAGAACAAGGCTCTCTATGAGGACAAGGAGCAATTATCACAG AAAGAGTATATAAGAGGAATTAGTGCCTGGAATTTCAACCTGGAGGACTTGAAAAGTCAGGCTGCACTT ATTCATGATTATGATGATGTGCCAAATGCAGAAGATCGAGATGGCAGCAATGGTGTTGTTGGATTATCACCAGAGAGAATGTCTTCTGAAATGGCTAGTAATTCCATTGCTTCAAGTAGCCAGGAG GATGGGCTTAATGATCTTCATGATCTAAAGAGTTCCCTTGCTTCATTTCCCATTAAACCTCTTCAAGCACTCAA AGGCTGTTTTGACATTGGTGAAGATGATGAGGATGTAAACAGTCCGAATCGGAAAGGTGTTAACCAATCAGGAAGTGAGCCATTTGTTATAAAGTCATCAAGAGCTATGGATCAAGATGCTAGTAGAAACGAGGGTGAGAACTCCGGGCAAAGTAGCTCGTTACTTCATCAAGCCATTCCAGAGCACAAAAAGTTCTTGAGCGGTCCACTAATACCTGATAATGCCTTCTCTGCTAAAAAGGTTACAGGAAATGGGGACAG GGACTTTCCACAGCCCAAATTTCAATCTGAACACAACTACAGTGGTCCATTGTTGTATCGCCAGAGGAGAGAAACAAATAGTCCTTCGCCAG AGGATGCATCAGAGGGAGCAGTTGTTCGGCGGGGGCGCTTTAAAGTGACTTCAGCCGAACTCAGTCCCAAG GGACCTACAAACTGCATACTTAACCCGGTTACCGGAGGTTCAACCAATCCAGCATCTCTAAACCTTTCACCTAGTGCTGTTCTCCCATCTCTACAATGCATTTTGCAACAGAACACCATACAAAGG GAAGAAATTGTTAGACTGATCAAACATTTGGAGCAAACTTCTG GTAAGCTTGGGGATTTTACAGAAGTGGGCATCAATGACTTTTTGCAG ATAGCGCACTCTTCTTCGAGGGAGAAAGAACTGCAATTTCGGGTGCTTCAACTGCAACAGAG TATTGGGAACATAGTTGAGGAATTGCAGAGACAGAAAATGAAGAACGCTCAG TTAGAGAAACAATTAAATGCATTGGCCAACAACAAAGAGTGA
- the LOC105802440 gene encoding uncharacterized protein LOC105802440 isoform X4: MFDAGDRQRSRNTFVGTPCWMAPEVMQQLHGYDFKADIWSFGITALELAHGHAPFSKYPPMKVLLMTLQNAPPGLDYERDKRFSKSFKEMVAACLVKDPKKRPTSEKLLKHQFFKNARSYDYLARTILDGFASLGERFRVLKTKEADLLVENKALYEDKEQLSQKEYIRGISAWNFNLEDLKSQAALIHDYDDVPNAEDRDGSNGVVGLSPERMSSEMASNSIASSSQEDGLNDLHDLKSSLASFPIKPLQALKGCFDIGEDDEDVNSPNRKGVNQSGSEPFVIKSSRAMDQDASRNEGENSGQSSSLLHQAIPEHKKFLSGPLIPDNAFSAKKVTGNGDRDFPQPKFQSEHNYSGPLLYRQRRETNSPSPEDASEGAVVRRGRFKVTSAELSPKGPTNCILNPVTGGSTNPASLNLSPSAVLPSLQCILQQNTIQREEIVRLIKHLEQTSGKLGDFTEVGINDFLQIAHSSSREKELQFRVLQLQQSIGNIVEELQRQKMKNAQLEKQLNALANNKE; this comes from the exons ATGTTTGATGCTGGAGACAGACAGCGTTCCAGAAATACTTTCGTTGGAACTCCTTGCTG GATGGCTCCAGAAGTTATGCAGCAATTGCATGGTTATGACTTCAA AGCTGACATCTGGTCTTTTGGAATAACAGCACTTGAACTTGCTCATGGCCATGCCCCATTTTCCAAGTATCCACCGATGAAA GTTTTGTTAATGACCTTGCAAAATGCTCCTCCTGGTCTAGATTATGAAAGGGACAAGAGGTTCTCAAAG TCTTTCAAGGAGATGGTAGCTGCTTGTTTGGTGAAAGACCCAAAGAAACGTCCGACTTCGGAGAAGCTTTTGAAGCACCAGTTCTTTAAAAATGCACGCTCTTATGATTATCTAGCTCGAACCATTCTTGATGGTTTTGCTTCATTAGGTGAACGGTTTAGGGTGCTAAAG ACAAAAGAAGCTGATCTTCTTGTAGAGAACAAGGCTCTCTATGAGGACAAGGAGCAATTATCACAG AAAGAGTATATAAGAGGAATTAGTGCCTGGAATTTCAACCTGGAGGACTTGAAAAGTCAGGCTGCACTT ATTCATGATTATGATGATGTGCCAAATGCAGAAGATCGAGATGGCAGCAATGGTGTTGTTGGATTATCACCAGAGAGAATGTCTTCTGAAATGGCTAGTAATTCCATTGCTTCAAGTAGCCAGGAG GATGGGCTTAATGATCTTCATGATCTAAAGAGTTCCCTTGCTTCATTTCCCATTAAACCTCTTCAAGCACTCAA AGGCTGTTTTGACATTGGTGAAGATGATGAGGATGTAAACAGTCCGAATCGGAAAGGTGTTAACCAATCAGGAAGTGAGCCATTTGTTATAAAGTCATCAAGAGCTATGGATCAAGATGCTAGTAGAAACGAGGGTGAGAACTCCGGGCAAAGTAGCTCGTTACTTCATCAAGCCATTCCAGAGCACAAAAAGTTCTTGAGCGGTCCACTAATACCTGATAATGCCTTCTCTGCTAAAAAGGTTACAGGAAATGGGGACAG GGACTTTCCACAGCCCAAATTTCAATCTGAACACAACTACAGTGGTCCATTGTTGTATCGCCAGAGGAGAGAAACAAATAGTCCTTCGCCAG AGGATGCATCAGAGGGAGCAGTTGTTCGGCGGGGGCGCTTTAAAGTGACTTCAGCCGAACTCAGTCCCAAG GGACCTACAAACTGCATACTTAACCCGGTTACCGGAGGTTCAACCAATCCAGCATCTCTAAACCTTTCACCTAGTGCTGTTCTCCCATCTCTACAATGCATTTTGCAACAGAACACCATACAAAGG GAAGAAATTGTTAGACTGATCAAACATTTGGAGCAAACTTCTG GTAAGCTTGGGGATTTTACAGAAGTGGGCATCAATGACTTTTTGCAG ATAGCGCACTCTTCTTCGAGGGAGAAAGAACTGCAATTTCGGGTGCTTCAACTGCAACAGAG TATTGGGAACATAGTTGAGGAATTGCAGAGACAGAAAATGAAGAACGCTCAG TTAGAGAAACAATTAAATGCATTGGCCAACAACAAAGAGTGA